The DNA sequence TAGGCGATCTCTTGCGGCCGGATGAGGACCCTGACGCCGTGGGAGCAGAGGCCGTGACAGCCGGTGGTTTTTAAAATGACTTTGCCGTCTATGCCTTTGGCTTCCATTTCGGCTTTGAAGGCGGCAACCAGTTCTTCGCTTCCCAACGGCAGGCAGCCAGGTCCACCGCAGACCAGCACCTGCAACTGGTTCGGATCCCGTTTAGCCCGCACCAGTCGGCGATATTCCGTAAGATGGTCGATTGATTCAATAAAGGGCATAGGTCATTCTCGTTCTATTAGGTTCGGGGCTTGATACCGGGGCACTCCCAACGACGAGGGATATTGGCCCAATGTCTCGCCTTCCTTACCTATTTCTGATATTTTTTCAATATCTTAGGTACCTTATCGACAGTTACGCGCGCGTGATAGGTGTCATCGATCATCATTACCGGGGCTTGCGCACAAGAGCCCAGGCATCCCACAGTTTCCAGAGTAAATCGCATATCTTTGGTAGTGTAGCCGATATCAACTCCCAGACGGTGGCTGATCGATTCGGCCAGTCGCTGGCCGCCTTTCAGATGACAGGTCGTTCCCAGGCAGACACGACAGATGTGTTTGCCTTTGGGGGTAAGGCTAAACATCTTGT is a window from the Desulfobacca acetoxidans DSM 11109 genome containing:
- the nuoE gene encoding NADH-quinone oxidoreductase subunit NuoE; amino-acid sequence: MDLERLNGILSRYDCQPADLIPVLQDIQDSYNYLPQDEMKVVAERLNIPLTRIFSVATFYKMFSLTPKGKHICRVCLGTTCHLKGGQRLAESISHRLGVDIGYTTKDMRFTLETVGCLGSCAQAPVMMIDDTYHARVTVDKVPKILKKYQK